Proteins from a genomic interval of Desulfofustis limnaeus:
- a CDS encoding TolC family protein: MNRSATALLVSSLFLLGGCLNNVSQAPIVTTRAVDMAAAPTLSQQQPLGEPSPSDPEAFTDERQEFAFHPIAPQLEKPPADHLLDLSVEQAVFSALRHNRALVVEQFNPVIANTFVETERAIFDPLLFARGSLEDNRDRSFSPTDHRFFSIDESSRSISGGATAFFPSGTEASLELSQSRDESENSRTTEEARVGLNVTQALLRGGSVAANLAAIHRAQAAALASAYELRGFTENLVASVESAYWDYALAIRQVEIFEESYDLAKRQRDDIHTRITVGQIAETEEVVASAELALRRQQLIDARNDREQARLTLLRLLNPPAAHGWDEQVTLTDRAVIPEVSLGSPEEHEALAVRLRPELNEARLQARRGELETIQTKNGLLPRLDLFITLGKTGYARSFSGSLEDLDGPGYDFSAGLDFEFPVTNRAAQALDRRARASHQQALFSVENLKQLIALEVRTALLEVERSLQQIDASAARRVLQEEVLRAETVRFRVGTATALDVARVGRDLLESRINEVEAIVNYRQALINLYLLDGTLLLRRGIQGPGAEEVVLP; this comes from the coding sequence ATGAACCGATCCGCCACCGCACTCCTTGTCAGCAGCCTCTTCCTGCTTGGCGGCTGCCTGAACAACGTTTCGCAAGCCCCGATCGTCACCACCCGTGCGGTCGACATGGCAGCGGCACCGACACTGTCGCAACAACAGCCTCTGGGAGAACCATCGCCAAGCGACCCCGAAGCTTTTACCGATGAACGTCAGGAATTCGCATTTCACCCGATCGCACCCCAACTGGAGAAACCACCAGCCGACCATCTTCTGGACCTGAGTGTCGAGCAAGCGGTCTTCTCGGCGCTGCGGCATAATCGCGCTCTGGTGGTCGAGCAGTTCAATCCGGTGATCGCCAATACCTTTGTCGAGACGGAACGCGCCATTTTCGACCCGCTGTTGTTCGCCAGAGGCAGCCTCGAAGACAACCGGGACCGCTCCTTTTCCCCGACCGACCACCGCTTTTTCTCCATCGACGAGTCCAGCCGGTCCATCAGCGGTGGCGCCACCGCTTTTTTCCCTTCCGGAACCGAGGCTTCGCTCGAACTCAGTCAATCAAGAGACGAAAGCGAAAACTCCCGCACCACCGAGGAGGCCCGCGTCGGTCTCAACGTGACCCAGGCCTTGCTCCGTGGCGGCAGCGTCGCTGCCAATCTGGCCGCTATTCACCGGGCGCAGGCGGCGGCTCTGGCATCGGCCTACGAACTGCGCGGCTTTACTGAAAACCTGGTGGCCAGTGTGGAGTCGGCCTATTGGGATTACGCCCTGGCGATCCGTCAGGTGGAAATCTTCGAAGAGTCCTATGACCTGGCAAAGCGGCAGCGGGATGACATCCATACCCGCATCACCGTCGGCCAGATCGCCGAGACCGAAGAAGTGGTCGCCAGCGCCGAACTGGCTTTACGCCGGCAGCAATTGATCGATGCCCGCAATGACCGGGAACAGGCCCGGCTCACCCTGCTGCGCCTGCTCAACCCGCCGGCGGCGCACGGTTGGGACGAGCAGGTCACCCTCACCGACCGGGCCGTCATCCCCGAGGTGAGTCTGGGCAGCCCCGAGGAGCATGAAGCGCTGGCCGTTCGCCTCCGGCCGGAGCTGAACGAGGCTCGTCTGCAAGCGCGTCGTGGTGAGTTGGAGACCATTCAGACCAAAAACGGCCTGTTACCTCGGCTCGATCTGTTCATCACCTTGGGCAAGACTGGCTACGCGCGCAGCTTCAGCGGCAGCCTTGAGGATCTGGACGGTCCCGGTTACGATTTTTCGGCCGGGCTTGATTTCGAATTTCCGGTGACCAACCGGGCCGCCCAGGCTCTTGATCGCCGCGCTCGAGCCAGCCACCAGCAGGCCCTTTTCAGCGTCGAAAACCTCAAGCAGTTGATCGCGCTCGAGGTGCGTACCGCTTTGCTCGAAGTGGAGCGCAGCCTGCAACAGATCGATGCCAGCGCCGCTCGACGGGTCCTGCAGGAGGAGGTGCTGCGCGCCGAAACCGTGCGTTTCCGCGTTGGCACGGCAACCGCCCTGGATGTGGCCCGGGTCGGCCGAGATCTGCTGGAGAGCCGGATCAACGAAGTGGAGGCCATCGTCAACTACCGCCAGGCCTTGATCAACCTCTACCTGCTCGACGGCACACTGTTGTTACGCCGGGGCATTCAAGGCCCGGGCGCGGAAGAGGTGGTGCTACCCTAA
- a CDS encoding glycosyltransferase has translation MRIVQFMASQRWGGAEKVFVELANELARNHEVIALLLRQTEYRERFADPVKVVELRAHPTSHNPLLVRELVCALRQLRPDIVHTHAAKAALLIRRASLFCPVRHLATKHNARKGRIFNRLPWVTTVSEEACRSVLVRPGATVRVINNGLQPVPVPALPRSGPFSMISVGRLDAIKGFAELIEQVARLPFAYRLSIIGTGPEEERLRGVIHRLAMQDRVFLEGFKDDVPVRMHQADLVVISSHSEGFPKVMVEALFYAKVLISTPVGGVVEVLPPELLAEQHRLAEKIEQVHRDYPDCLARFAALRRERAQDFLLAAIVGKYEAVYREMLG, from the coding sequence ATGCGGATTGTCCAATTCATGGCCTCACAGCGCTGGGGCGGGGCGGAAAAGGTGTTTGTGGAACTGGCCAATGAGCTGGCTCGGAATCACGAAGTGATCGCCCTGTTGCTGCGCCAGACCGAGTACCGGGAGCGTTTTGCCGATCCCGTCAAGGTGGTCGAACTGCGGGCCCATCCGACCAGCCACAACCCCCTGTTGGTCCGGGAATTGGTCTGTGCTCTCCGGCAGCTCCGGCCCGATATCGTCCATACGCACGCCGCCAAGGCGGCGTTGTTGATACGCCGCGCGTCGCTGTTCTGCCCGGTGCGCCACCTGGCCACCAAACATAATGCCCGGAAGGGCAGGATCTTCAACCGGTTGCCCTGGGTCACCACCGTCTCTGAAGAAGCTTGCCGGTCGGTGCTGGTACGTCCGGGAGCGACGGTCCGCGTCATCAACAATGGTTTGCAGCCGGTGCCGGTGCCGGCGTTGCCGAGAAGCGGCCCATTCAGCATGATCTCCGTCGGTCGTCTGGACGCCATCAAGGGTTTTGCGGAACTGATCGAGCAGGTTGCCCGGCTGCCTTTCGCCTATCGTCTCTCGATCATTGGCACCGGACCGGAAGAGGAGCGGTTGCGCGGTGTCATCCACCGTCTCGCTATGCAGGACCGGGTCTTTCTGGAAGGCTTTAAGGATGACGTGCCGGTGCGGATGCACCAGGCCGATCTGGTGGTCATCTCGTCGCACAGCGAAGGGTTTCCCAAGGTTATGGTGGAGGCCCTCTTCTACGCCAAGGTGTTGATCTCGACGCCGGTCGGCGGTGTTGTCGAGGTGCTGCCCCCGGAACTGCTGGCCGAACAGCACCGGCTGGCGGAAAAGATCGAACAGGTACATCGGGACTATCCGGACTGCCTGGCACGTTTCGCGGCGTTGCGCCGGGAGCGGGCGCAGGACTTTCTGCTGGCGGCGATAGTCGGAAAATATGAGGCGGTATACCGGGAGATGTTAGGGTAG
- a CDS encoding NAD(P)-dependent oxidoreductase: MEKMKLGWIGTGVMGNSMCGHLLDAGHHVSVYNRTRSKADNLIARGAVWCESPSELAQNSEIVFSIVGFPPDVESVLLGDNGALAGARAGTVLVDMTTSSPELARTIHAEAAARSVAALDAPVSGGDVGAREGTLAIMVGGDRDVFERVRPLFAVMGNNISYMGGAGAGQHTKMCNQILVAGTMIGTVESLLYAQRMGMDLDAVIDVIGQGAARSWMINNLGRRIAKGDFQPGFYIKHFVKDMGIALAEAQRMNLSLPGLALVNQFYVVAQAMGYENLGTQGLYRVLARINNMEGGVAGNGC; this comes from the coding sequence ATGGAGAAAATGAAACTCGGCTGGATCGGTACCGGTGTCATGGGCAACTCCATGTGCGGCCACCTGCTCGACGCCGGTCATCACGTGAGCGTCTACAATCGAACCAGAAGCAAGGCCGACAATCTGATCGCCAGAGGCGCCGTCTGGTGTGAGTCGCCGAGCGAACTGGCACAAAACAGCGAAATTGTCTTCTCAATCGTCGGTTTCCCTCCCGATGTGGAAAGTGTGCTGCTCGGGGACAACGGGGCTCTGGCCGGGGCCCGAGCGGGAACGGTTCTGGTGGACATGACCACCTCCAGTCCGGAATTGGCCCGGACCATCCACGCTGAGGCCGCCGCTCGCTCGGTGGCCGCCCTGGACGCCCCGGTATCCGGCGGCGATGTGGGTGCCCGGGAGGGGACCCTGGCGATCATGGTCGGCGGCGACCGCGATGTCTTTGAGCGGGTCAGGCCGCTCTTTGCCGTCATGGGCAACAACATCTCCTACATGGGGGGCGCCGGGGCCGGTCAGCACACCAAGATGTGCAATCAGATCCTCGTCGCCGGGACGATGATCGGCACCGTCGAATCGTTGCTTTATGCTCAGCGGATGGGCATGGACCTCGATGCGGTCATCGACGTGATCGGGCAGGGCGCGGCCCGTTCCTGGATGATCAATAACCTCGGGCGGCGGATCGCCAAAGGGGATTTCCAGCCCGGCTTCTACATCAAGCACTTCGTCAAGGACATGGGGATCGCTTTGGCCGAGGCGCAGCGCATGAATCTCAGCCTACCCGGACTGGCGTTGGTGAATCAGTTCTATGTGGTCGCTCAGGCCATGGGCTATGAAAATCTCGGCACTCAAGGACTCTATCGGGTGCTGGCCAGGATCAACAATATGGAAGGTGGTGTGGCCGGCAATGGGTGCTGA
- a CDS encoding efflux RND transporter permease subunit: MNISAFTTSRPIFTIMVTLIVILIGIVSLSRLPIDLLPEISYPALSVSTDYGNAAPEEVEKLVTEVIEGAVSAIQGIEEVTSESSEGNSQVRVSFTWGTDLDAATNDVRDRLDRIIDNLPEDVDRPQIRKFDPNSAPILIYGAASDLDPIELRRLIDDQVSYRIEQVPGVASLDVWGGLEREIRIEIDPDRLQALRLSLDRVRDAIRNANISLPAGTIESGNTEIRLRTPGELTSVSQLLDLVIDRRGTVPIYLKQVASVSDTHAEITRIVRINGKPGVRLGVRKQSGTNTVEVARQAKEVVDQINRDFPQIQLIPIIDTSEYIERSLANVGRTILYGGMLAILVLLAFLRNIRATLVVTTAIPVAIISTFAMMYFGNLTLNLMTLGGLALGVGMMVDNSIVVLENILRRQQTLNESPKEAAINGTREVAGAIVASTCTTLAIFVPMLFAQEISGLLFRQLTYVIAFSLICSLVVALTLVPMLTRLFLGIRREKGGLLKRLAERLGHLHERLNTAYAALLDSALAHPATSVLVVLILFGSTLTLIPRIGTEFMPASDEGEVRVDLQMAGGTRLEVLDQTMAELEQVVNGAVPEMRAVVVYHGSSGGRGDSAGGTIRLSLVPLSERERSSAQVAADLRREIGIVPGSEVRVRAGQGMFLLSRLLGSGEENLEIEVRGYDLDTLDRLAATVEDRIQDLPGITDTRRGREQGVPQQLLEIDRARADDLGLSVAQIARTLETALSGTSAGQFRDGSGEEVDILVRLKDAKLLTIEELLTLTITNEAGQAVSLRNLLTPRPSLGPVEIERKNQQRLVVVSANVTDRPLGEVAAEVQQQLNNIPRPRGYEIVMAGDVEEQAESFREMLIGIILATVLVYMVMASLYESLLSPTVVMFSVPLPLIGVVLTLLATGTTFNVQSFIGSIMLVGIVVNNAILIVDRANTLFRDNGFPLLEAVQQAGRDRLRPVLMTSLTTVLSLLPLALGIGEGSEMQAPLARTVLGGLLSAALITLVFIPVLYLLFNRRNERLRDAHTSE, encoded by the coding sequence ATGAACATCAGCGCTTTCACCACCTCGCGACCGATCTTCACCATCATGGTGACGCTGATCGTCATCCTCATCGGCATCGTCTCGTTGAGCCGCCTGCCCATCGACTTGCTGCCAGAGATCTCTTATCCGGCCCTGAGTGTCAGTACCGACTACGGCAATGCCGCCCCGGAAGAAGTGGAAAAGCTGGTCACTGAGGTGATCGAGGGGGCGGTGTCAGCCATTCAGGGGATCGAAGAGGTCACCTCCGAGTCATCCGAAGGCAATAGCCAGGTGCGGGTCTCCTTCACCTGGGGCACCGATCTCGATGCCGCCACCAACGACGTGCGCGACCGGCTGGACCGGATAATCGACAACCTGCCGGAAGATGTGGACCGCCCTCAGATCCGTAAATTTGACCCGAACAGTGCGCCGATCCTGATCTACGGCGCCGCCTCCGACCTGGACCCGATCGAGCTGCGGCGGCTGATCGACGATCAGGTCAGCTATCGTATCGAACAGGTGCCCGGTGTCGCCTCGCTCGACGTCTGGGGCGGGTTGGAACGCGAGATCCGCATCGAGATCGACCCCGACCGGCTGCAAGCCCTGCGGTTGTCCCTGGATAGGGTGCGTGACGCCATCCGTAACGCCAATATCAGCCTACCGGCCGGGACCATCGAGTCGGGTAACACCGAGATCCGCCTGCGCACTCCCGGGGAACTGACCAGCGTCTCACAGCTGCTCGATCTGGTGATCGACCGCCGCGGCACCGTTCCCATCTACCTCAAGCAGGTGGCTTCGGTCTCCGACACGCACGCCGAGATTACCCGGATCGTCCGCATCAACGGGAAACCAGGCGTCCGCCTCGGCGTTCGCAAGCAGTCCGGGACCAACACCGTCGAGGTGGCGCGACAGGCCAAGGAGGTGGTGGATCAGATCAACCGCGATTTTCCGCAGATTCAGTTGATCCCCATCATCGATACCTCGGAATACATCGAGCGGTCACTGGCCAACGTGGGCCGCACCATCCTCTACGGCGGCATGCTCGCCATCCTGGTGCTGCTCGCCTTTCTGCGCAACATCCGAGCCACCTTGGTGGTCACTACCGCCATTCCGGTCGCCATCATCAGCACCTTTGCCATGATGTATTTCGGCAACCTGACCCTCAACCTGATGACGCTGGGCGGCCTCGCCCTGGGCGTCGGGATGATGGTCGACAACTCGATCGTGGTACTGGAAAATATCCTGCGCCGCCAGCAGACCTTGAACGAATCGCCCAAGGAGGCGGCGATCAACGGCACCCGCGAAGTAGCCGGAGCCATCGTGGCCAGCACCTGCACCACACTCGCCATCTTCGTACCCATGCTCTTCGCCCAGGAAATCTCGGGGCTCCTGTTCCGCCAGTTGACGTATGTGATCGCCTTCTCCCTGATCTGCTCCCTGGTTGTCGCCCTGACGCTGGTGCCAATGCTGACCAGGCTGTTTCTCGGTATCCGCCGGGAAAAAGGCGGCCTGCTCAAGCGGTTGGCGGAACGTCTGGGCCACCTCCATGAACGACTCAACACCGCCTATGCGGCGCTGCTCGACAGTGCTCTGGCTCACCCGGCCACATCGGTGCTGGTCGTGCTCATCCTCTTCGGCTCGACCTTGACCCTGATCCCCCGGATCGGTACCGAGTTCATGCCCGCCTCCGATGAAGGTGAGGTACGGGTCGACCTGCAGATGGCTGGCGGCACGCGCCTGGAGGTGCTCGACCAGACCATGGCGGAATTGGAACAGGTGGTCAACGGCGCCGTTCCGGAGATGCGTGCCGTCGTCGTCTACCACGGATCATCCGGTGGGCGGGGTGACTCGGCCGGCGGAACGATCCGTTTGTCTCTGGTCCCCCTGAGCGAGCGGGAGCGGTCCAGCGCTCAAGTGGCCGCCGACCTGCGCCGTGAAATCGGTATTGTTCCAGGTTCAGAAGTGCGGGTCCGGGCCGGCCAGGGCATGTTCCTGCTGTCGCGGCTGCTCGGCAGCGGCGAGGAGAACCTGGAGATCGAAGTGCGCGGCTACGACCTGGATACCCTGGACCGACTGGCCGCCACCGTGGAAGATCGCATCCAAGACCTGCCCGGCATTACCGACACCCGGCGCGGCCGCGAACAGGGCGTCCCGCAGCAACTCCTGGAAATCGACCGGGCCCGGGCCGATGACCTCGGCCTCAGTGTCGCCCAAATTGCCCGTACCCTGGAGACCGCCCTGTCCGGCACCTCCGCCGGTCAATTCCGTGACGGCAGTGGAGAGGAAGTGGATATCCTGGTGAGGCTGAAGGACGCCAAGCTGCTCACCATCGAAGAGTTGCTGACCCTGACCATCACCAATGAGGCCGGCCAGGCGGTGTCACTGCGCAACCTGTTGACCCCAAGGCCAAGTCTTGGTCCGGTGGAGATCGAACGCAAGAACCAGCAACGGCTGGTTGTAGTCAGTGCCAACGTGACCGATCGGCCCCTCGGCGAGGTTGCCGCCGAGGTCCAGCAGCAGTTGAACAATATTCCCCGACCTCGCGGCTACGAGATCGTCATGGCCGGCGACGTGGAAGAACAGGCCGAGTCTTTCCGGGAAATGCTGATCGGCATCATCCTCGCCACGGTGCTGGTCTACATGGTCATGGCCTCGCTCTACGAGTCCCTGCTGTCACCCACCGTGGTCATGTTTTCCGTACCGCTGCCGCTGATCGGCGTGGTGCTCACGCTACTGGCGACCGGCACCACCTTCAACGTGCAGAGCTTCATCGGCAGCATCATGTTGGTGGGGATCGTCGTCAACAACGCCATCCTCATCGTCGATCGGGCCAATACCCTGTTTCGCGACAACGGATTCCCCTTGCTGGAAGCCGTGCAGCAAGCGGGGCGGGACCGGCTGCGGCCGGTATTGATGACCTCGCTGACCACGGTACTCTCCCTGCTGCCGCTGGCCCTGGGCATCGGTGAAGGAAGCGAGATGCAGGCGCCGCTGGCCCGGACCGTACTGGGCGGCCTGCTCAGCGCCGCACTGATCACGCTGGTCTTCATTCCGGTTTTGTACCTGCTGTTCAACCGACGCAACGAGCGACTCCGCGACGCGCATACCAGCGAGTAA
- a CDS encoding class I SAM-dependent methyltransferase, which produces MKLDDELLAYLRGERYANTVKIDYRFEPEDWRYRTQIDWLCDLVRGKRVVHVGCVDHTIDTIRHKLQRRKWLHARLCESAARCHGVDIQGDGITFIKEELGLTDVSCADILGDAFAETISGEQWDFMLIPEVLEHLQDPTGFLRQVAAHHGKTFPAVIITVPNALARDNCRLARRGIEAINSDHCHWFTPYTAAKMMVNAGLELEKVLLCRHGTINRQSVLKTWYLRRHPLLRNDILCIARFAGRR; this is translated from the coding sequence ATGAAACTGGATGACGAGCTGCTGGCGTACCTGCGCGGTGAGCGGTATGCCAACACCGTGAAGATCGACTATCGGTTCGAGCCGGAAGACTGGCGTTACCGGACCCAGATCGACTGGTTGTGCGACTTGGTGCGAGGGAAGCGGGTGGTCCATGTGGGCTGCGTTGACCACACCATCGACACCATCCGCCACAAGCTCCAGCGCCGGAAATGGCTGCACGCCCGGCTCTGCGAGAGTGCGGCCCGGTGTCACGGGGTCGACATCCAGGGCGACGGCATCACCTTTATCAAGGAGGAACTCGGTCTCACGGATGTGTCTTGTGCCGATATCCTCGGAGATGCCTTTGCCGAGACAATCAGCGGGGAGCAGTGGGACTTCATGCTCATTCCCGAGGTGCTCGAGCACCTGCAGGACCCGACTGGTTTCCTGCGTCAGGTGGCGGCCCACCACGGCAAGACCTTCCCCGCGGTGATCATCACCGTGCCAAATGCCCTGGCACGGGATAACTGCCGGCTGGCCAGGCGGGGCATCGAAGCGATCAACAGCGATCATTGCCATTGGTTCACCCCCTACACCGCGGCGAAGATGATGGTCAATGCCGGCCTTGAGTTGGAGAAGGTGCTGCTTTGCCGACACGGGACGATCAACCGGCAGTCGGTGCTCAAGACTTGGTACCTGCGGCGCCATCCCCTGCTGCGCAACGATATTCTCTGCATCGCCCGGTTTGCGGGGCGGCGTTGA